A portion of the Pelodiscus sinensis isolate JC-2024 chromosome 20, ASM4963464v1, whole genome shotgun sequence genome contains these proteins:
- the UTP6 gene encoding U3 small nucleolar RNA-associated protein 6 homolog isoform X1: protein MAERIEQRIEGRLPELEQLERVGLFTRKEIKAVIKKASALEYKIQRRALHKEDFINYIQYEINMLELIKKRRSRIGYSFKKDEIEYSIVQRIHGLFKRATEKWKDDIQLWLSHVAFCKKWNKKNQLSKVFSAMLAIHPNKPALWIMAAKWEMEERFSSESARHLFLRALRFHPESPKLYQEYFRMELMHAEKQRKEKKEFEQAKMDLGEFSYSEEVLNGEMARIIYRNAFQKIKGAEFHLSLLSIAKLFDFTQDLQKEILENLQAEHADDPLTWDFMARRELEMETLPSPECSSKQAKASEVAQKEERCCAVFEEAVTSLPMGAMWKCYVTFCLERLNRKTNSEELRRKRLDRTLSVFSRAHEATLLPETLYKQWLHLLLECDLSEKATEVAAAATEQFRQSVEMWQTRLQVLIKLNKSDVARCFEEAMRQVKSKDFLPLWALWVEWSEVANSKEDTEALYQRSLIVTTPTDSITMKEKYLDWAYRIGGYRKAKKVFTSLHESRPFSVEFFRKMIKIEKEQEACKMLNLREYYERALREFGSTDSDLWLDYVKEELNHPQGKPINCGNIHWRAMKMLEGELVETFVSKYTLLQTGHL from the exons GGCAGTCATAAAGAAGGCCTCCGCTCTAGAATACAAAATTCAGAGGAGAGCGCTCCACAAGGAAGACTTTATCAATTACATCCAG TATGAAATTAATATGTTGGAACTAATCAAGAAAAGAAGATCG CGCATTGGCTATTCCTTTAAGAAGGATGAGATTGAGTATTCTATTGTGCAGAGAATACACGGGCTGTTCAAGCGTGCCACAGAAAAGTGGAAA GATGACATTCAGCTCTGGTTGTCACATGTGGCTTTTTGCAAGAAATGG AATAAAAAAAACCAGCTTAGCAAGGTATTTTCTGCTATGCTAGCCATTCATCCGAATAAGCCAG CATTGTGGATTATGGCTGCCAAGTGGGAGATGGAGGAACGCTTTTCGTCCGAAAGTGCCAGGCACTTGTTCCTTCGTGCCTTGCGCTTCCATCCAGAGTCTCCAAAACTGTATCAAGAG TATTTCAGAATGGAACTGATGCATGCTgaaaaacagagaaaagaaaagaaggagtTTGAACAAGCCAAGATGGATTTG GGCGAGTTCAGTTATTCTGAGGAGGTTCTGAATGGGGAAATGGCTCGAATAATCTACAGAAACGCCTTTCAGAAAATTAAAG GTGCTGAATTCCATCTGTCCTTGCTTTCAATTGCAAAGCTTTTTGATTTTACGCAAGACTTGCAAAAAGAAATTCTTGAAAA CTTGCAGGCCGAGCATGCTGATGATCCCCTTACGTGGGACTTCATGGCCCGTCGGGAACTGGAAATGGAGACCTTGCCATCCCCAGAATGTTCATCTAAACAGGCAAAAGCATCCGAGGTGGCCCAGAAGGAAGAGCGGTGCTGTGCGGTCTTCGAGGAGGCAGTAACATCGCTCCCCATGG GGGCCATGTGGAAATGCTATGTCACTTTTTGCCTGGAAAGACTTAACAGGAAAACCAATAGTGAGGAATTGAGGCGGAAG AGGCTGGACAGGACTTTGAGTGTGTTCAGCAGAGCCCATGAGGCCACCTTGCTCCCTGAGACGTTGTATAAGCAGTGG CTTCACCTGTTACTGGAGTGTGACCTTTCTGAGAAGGCCACAGAGGTAGCTGCAGCAGCAACTGAACAGTTCCGCCAGTCAGTGGAAATGTGGCAAACAAGACTGCAGGTGCTAATCAAACTGAACAAGTCCGATGTGGCCCGGTGTTTTGAGGAAGCCATGAGACAAGTGAAATCTAAG GACTTTTTGCCTTTATGGGCTCTCTGGGTGGAATGGAGCGAAGTAGCAAACAGCAAGGAAGACACAGAAGCCCTCTACCAG AGATCCTTAATTGTCACAACCCCCACTGACTCAATAACCATGAAAGAAAAATACCTTGATTGGGCCTACAGGATTGGTGGTTACAGGAAAGCAAAGAAAGTCTTTACCAG CCTGCATGAAAGTCGCCCCTTTTCAGTCGAGTTCTTCAGGAAAATGATCAAAATAGAAAAGGAACAA GAAGCCTGCAAGATGCTTAATCTGAGAGAATACTATGAACGTGCCCTGAGAGAGTTTGGTTCTACAGACTCTG atctcTGGCTAGACTACGTCAAAGAGGAGCTAAACCATCCCCAAGGCAAACCAATAAACTGCGGCAACATTCACTGGAGAGCTATGAAGATGCTAGAGGGAGAACTAGTGGAAACATTTGTTTCCAAATACACTTTGCTGCAAACTGGACACTTATGA
- the UTP6 gene encoding U3 small nucleolar RNA-associated protein 6 homolog isoform X2 translates to MLELIKKRRSRIGYSFKKDEIEYSIVQRIHGLFKRATEKWKDDIQLWLSHVAFCKKWNKKNQLSKVFSAMLAIHPNKPALWIMAAKWEMEERFSSESARHLFLRALRFHPESPKLYQEYFRMELMHAEKQRKEKKEFEQAKMDLGEFSYSEEVLNGEMARIIYRNAFQKIKGAEFHLSLLSIAKLFDFTQDLQKEILENLQAEHADDPLTWDFMARRELEMETLPSPECSSKQAKASEVAQKEERCCAVFEEAVTSLPMGAMWKCYVTFCLERLNRKTNSEELRRKRLDRTLSVFSRAHEATLLPETLYKQWLHLLLECDLSEKATEVAAAATEQFRQSVEMWQTRLQVLIKLNKSDVARCFEEAMRQVKSKDFLPLWALWVEWSEVANSKEDTEALYQRSLIVTTPTDSITMKEKYLDWAYRIGGYRKAKKVFTSLHESRPFSVEFFRKMIKIEKEQEACKMLNLREYYERALREFGSTDSDLWLDYVKEELNHPQGKPINCGNIHWRAMKMLEGELVETFVSKYTLLQTGHL, encoded by the exons ATGTTGGAACTAATCAAGAAAAGAAGATCG CGCATTGGCTATTCCTTTAAGAAGGATGAGATTGAGTATTCTATTGTGCAGAGAATACACGGGCTGTTCAAGCGTGCCACAGAAAAGTGGAAA GATGACATTCAGCTCTGGTTGTCACATGTGGCTTTTTGCAAGAAATGG AATAAAAAAAACCAGCTTAGCAAGGTATTTTCTGCTATGCTAGCCATTCATCCGAATAAGCCAG CATTGTGGATTATGGCTGCCAAGTGGGAGATGGAGGAACGCTTTTCGTCCGAAAGTGCCAGGCACTTGTTCCTTCGTGCCTTGCGCTTCCATCCAGAGTCTCCAAAACTGTATCAAGAG TATTTCAGAATGGAACTGATGCATGCTgaaaaacagagaaaagaaaagaaggagtTTGAACAAGCCAAGATGGATTTG GGCGAGTTCAGTTATTCTGAGGAGGTTCTGAATGGGGAAATGGCTCGAATAATCTACAGAAACGCCTTTCAGAAAATTAAAG GTGCTGAATTCCATCTGTCCTTGCTTTCAATTGCAAAGCTTTTTGATTTTACGCAAGACTTGCAAAAAGAAATTCTTGAAAA CTTGCAGGCCGAGCATGCTGATGATCCCCTTACGTGGGACTTCATGGCCCGTCGGGAACTGGAAATGGAGACCTTGCCATCCCCAGAATGTTCATCTAAACAGGCAAAAGCATCCGAGGTGGCCCAGAAGGAAGAGCGGTGCTGTGCGGTCTTCGAGGAGGCAGTAACATCGCTCCCCATGG GGGCCATGTGGAAATGCTATGTCACTTTTTGCCTGGAAAGACTTAACAGGAAAACCAATAGTGAGGAATTGAGGCGGAAG AGGCTGGACAGGACTTTGAGTGTGTTCAGCAGAGCCCATGAGGCCACCTTGCTCCCTGAGACGTTGTATAAGCAGTGG CTTCACCTGTTACTGGAGTGTGACCTTTCTGAGAAGGCCACAGAGGTAGCTGCAGCAGCAACTGAACAGTTCCGCCAGTCAGTGGAAATGTGGCAAACAAGACTGCAGGTGCTAATCAAACTGAACAAGTCCGATGTGGCCCGGTGTTTTGAGGAAGCCATGAGACAAGTGAAATCTAAG GACTTTTTGCCTTTATGGGCTCTCTGGGTGGAATGGAGCGAAGTAGCAAACAGCAAGGAAGACACAGAAGCCCTCTACCAG AGATCCTTAATTGTCACAACCCCCACTGACTCAATAACCATGAAAGAAAAATACCTTGATTGGGCCTACAGGATTGGTGGTTACAGGAAAGCAAAGAAAGTCTTTACCAG CCTGCATGAAAGTCGCCCCTTTTCAGTCGAGTTCTTCAGGAAAATGATCAAAATAGAAAAGGAACAA GAAGCCTGCAAGATGCTTAATCTGAGAGAATACTATGAACGTGCCCTGAGAGAGTTTGGTTCTACAGACTCTG atctcTGGCTAGACTACGTCAAAGAGGAGCTAAACCATCCCCAAGGCAAACCAATAAACTGCGGCAACATTCACTGGAGAGCTATGAAGATGCTAGAGGGAGAACTAGTGGAAACATTTGTTTCCAAATACACTTTGCTGCAAACTGGACACTTATGA